Proteins encoded in a region of the Flavobacteriaceae bacterium HL-DH10 genome:
- a CDS encoding VWA domain-containing protein: MFEGIEFLNKQWFWLLLTLPLVILWYIFKNKKQTAELKISSLKGFKVTNSWLPKVKHLLFVFRLIALALLITALARPQTVDVSTKTKTTRGIDIVMAIDVSASMLAKDLLPNRLEALKKVAAEFIKGRPNDRIGLVEYAGESYTKTPITSDKAIVLRSLKSIKYNTIIEGGTAIGMGLATSVNRLKDSKATSKVIILLTDGVNNSGFIDPKIASELAVEYGIKTYTIGLGTNGMALSPIGILPNGQFQYGRAQVEIDEELLKEIATVTGGKYFRATNNKKLEEIYDEINKLEKTEIEEFKFYNYEEKYRSLVLLAGLLLLLELLARFTIFRSFI, encoded by the coding sequence ATGTTTGAGGGTATAGAATTTTTAAATAAACAATGGTTCTGGTTGTTGCTTACGCTACCACTAGTTATACTTTGGTATATTTTTAAAAACAAAAAGCAGACAGCAGAACTTAAAATATCTAGTTTAAAAGGTTTTAAAGTCACCAATTCATGGCTGCCAAAAGTTAAGCACCTATTGTTTGTATTTAGATTAATTGCTTTAGCATTATTAATTACAGCGTTGGCAAGACCACAAACAGTAGATGTTTCAACAAAAACTAAAACGACACGAGGGATTGATATTGTTATGGCAATAGATGTATCTGCTAGTATGTTAGCAAAAGATTTATTACCTAATAGGTTAGAAGCCCTTAAAAAAGTAGCAGCAGAATTTATAAAAGGTAGACCAAACGATAGAATTGGTTTGGTAGAATACGCTGGTGAAAGCTATACAAAAACACCTATTACAAGTGATAAAGCCATTGTATTACGGTCTTTAAAAAGTATTAAATACAATACTATTATTGAAGGAGGAACAGCAATAGGTATGGGATTAGCAACCTCGGTTAACAGATTGAAAGATAGCAAGGCAACGAGTAAAGTTATTATTTTATTAACAGATGGAGTTAATAATTCTGGGTTTATAGATCCTAAAATAGCCAGTGAATTAGCTGTTGAATATGGCATAAAAACATATACTATTGGTTTAGGAACTAACGGTATGGCATTATCGCCTATTGGTATTTTACCTAACGGACAATTTCAATATGGACGTGCTCAAGTAGAGATTGATGAAGAACTACTTAAAGAAATAGCTACCGTTACTGGTGGTAAATATTTTCGAGCTACTAATAATAAAAAGTTAGAAGAAATTTATGATGAAATTAATAAGTTAGAAAAAACTGAAATTGAAGAATTTAAGTTTTATAATTACGAAGAAAAATATCGGTCACTAGTACTTTTAGC
- a CDS encoding MoxR family ATPase, which translates to MEETSTIDIKTINEKIEKESAFVDLLMLEMNKVIVGQKHMVERLLIGLLGQGHILLEGVPGLAKTLAINTLAQAVDGSFSRIQFTPDLLPADVTGTLIYNMKLNDFSIKKGPIFANFVLADEINRAPAKVQSALLEAMQEKQVTIGDETFKLDKPFLVMATQNPVEQEGTYPLPEAQVDRFMLKTVIDYPKIAEEQLIMRANLKGAWDKVNPVVSVEQILKAQEAVREVYMDEKIEKYILDIIFATRYPEKYKLADLKPLISFGASPRGSINMATAAKCYAFIKRRGYVIPEDVRAVVYDVLRHRIGITYEAEAENVTSVDIINKIVNEIEVP; encoded by the coding sequence ATGGAAGAAACCAGTACAATTGATATTAAGACAATTAACGAGAAAATTGAAAAGGAAAGTGCTTTTGTTGATTTACTAATGCTAGAGATGAACAAAGTCATCGTAGGACAAAAACACATGGTAGAACGTTTGCTAATTGGTTTATTAGGACAAGGACATATTCTATTAGAAGGTGTTCCTGGTTTAGCAAAAACCCTTGCCATTAATACTTTGGCACAAGCTGTAGATGGGAGCTTTAGCAGAATACAATTTACACCAGATTTATTACCAGCAGATGTTACAGGGACTTTAATCTATAACATGAAGCTTAATGATTTCTCTATAAAAAAAGGACCTATTTTCGCTAACTTTGTTTTGGCTGATGAGATTAACAGAGCACCAGCAAAAGTGCAATCGGCTTTATTAGAAGCTATGCAAGAAAAACAAGTAACTATTGGTGATGAAACTTTTAAGTTAGATAAGCCATTTTTAGTTATGGCTACGCAAAACCCTGTAGAACAAGAAGGAACCTATCCGTTACCAGAAGCACAGGTAGACCGTTTTATGCTTAAAACGGTTATTGATTATCCGAAAATTGCCGAAGAGCAATTAATAATGAGAGCTAATTTAAAAGGCGCTTGGGATAAAGTAAATCCAGTAGTTTCGGTAGAACAAATTTTGAAAGCTCAAGAGGCTGTTCGCGAAGTGTATATGGATGAGAAAATTGAAAAATATATTCTTGATATTATTTTCGCAACGCGCTATCCTGAAAAATATAAACTAGCCGATTTAAAACCACTAATTTCTTTTGGAGCATCACCTCGTGGAAGTATCAATATGGCTACTGCAGCAAAATGTTACGCTTTTATTAAGCGTCGTGGTTATGTTATTCCAGAAGATGTTCGTGCCGTAGTTTATGATGTATTAAGACATAGAATAGGCATTACTTACGAAGCAGAAGCCGAAAATGTAACATCGGTAGATATCATCAATAAAATAGTAAACGAAATAGAGGTACCATAA
- a CDS encoding DUF58 domain-containing protein, with product MDTKELLKKVRKIEIKTRRLSDHIFGGEYHSTFKGRGMTFSEVRQYQFGDDVRNIDWNVTARYSEPFVKVFEEERELTMMLMVDVSGSELFGTNEQFKNEVVTEIAATLAFSATQNNDKIGLILFSDKVELYIPPKKGRSHVLRIIRELIEFKPESKHTNLAEALKFMQNVMKKKAIVFVLSDFIADDYHQTMKIVSRKHDVTGIRVYDKREEEIPNLGMVQMEDEETGELMLVNTASKKVRLNYGKFYNEKVHYYKESFTKSGAGAIDCRVDESYVKKLLGYFKRRG from the coding sequence ATGGATACTAAAGAATTACTAAAAAAAGTACGTAAAATTGAGATTAAGACACGTCGGTTGTCTGATCATATTTTTGGAGGTGAATATCATTCAACCTTTAAAGGGCGTGGAATGACTTTTAGTGAAGTGCGTCAATATCAGTTTGGTGATGATGTTCGTAATATAGATTGGAATGTTACCGCACGATACAGCGAACCATTTGTAAAAGTTTTTGAAGAAGAACGCGAACTTACCATGATGCTTATGGTAGATGTTTCGGGTTCAGAATTATTTGGAACAAATGAGCAATTTAAAAATGAAGTTGTTACCGAAATAGCAGCTACCTTAGCGTTTTCTGCAACACAAAATAATGACAAAATAGGACTTATTTTATTTTCTGATAAAGTAGAATTATATATTCCTCCTAAAAAAGGGCGTTCTCATGTGCTTCGTATTATTCGTGAGCTTATAGAATTTAAACCGGAAAGTAAACACACAAATTTAGCAGAAGCATTAAAGTTTATGCAAAATGTGATGAAGAAAAAAGCCATTGTTTTTGTACTGTCTGATTTTATAGCAGATGATTATCATCAAACTATGAAAATAGTATCCAGAAAACATGATGTTACTGGTATTAGAGTTTATGATAAGCGTGAAGAAGAGATACCTAACTTAGGCATGGTACAGATGGAAGATGAAGAAACTGGCGAGTTGATGTTGGTTAATACAGCTTCAAAAAAAGTACGGCTAAATTACGGGAAGTTTTATAATGAAAAGGTTCATTATTACAAAGAAAGTTTTACAAAGTCTGGTGCAGGTGCTATAGATTGCCGTGTAGATGAAAGCTATGTAAAAAAGCTGTTAGGATATTTTAAAAGAAGAGGATAA